The genomic segment CGGACCGCACACCCGTCCAGATCAGCGGAAAGGCCAGCGGCAGCTCGATGCGGAACATCAGCTGACTGCCCGTCATCCCCATGCCGCGGGCGGCCTCGACGACATCGCGGTCGGCCTCGCGCATGCCGACGTAGGCGTTGGTCATCAGCGGCGGCACGGCGAACAGCACCAGCGCGATGATGGTCGGCCAGTCGGTGTCCGAGCCCATCGCGAACATCAGCAGGACGAGGATCGCGAACGTGGGCACCGCGCGGCCCACGTTGGAGATGTTCACCGCGAGCGCCCCGCCCTTGCCGAGGTGGCCGAGGACGATGGCGATCGGCAGGGCGATCAGACAGGCCAGCGCCAGGCAGACGACGGTGAAGTAGACATGCTCGCCCAGCCGGTGCCACACACCGTCCGTACCGTGCCAGTTGGCGCTGTCGTTCAGCCAGTCCCAGGCTCCGGATACCGCGTTCATCAGGCCGCCTTCCTGCTCCGCGCCCACGGGGTGAGCAGCCACTGCACACCCAGCAGCAGCACGTCGGCCACGATGGCGATGGCCACGCAGATCACCGAGGCGGCGAGCACCTGCGCCTTGAAGATGGTGTCGATCCCGGTGTAGATGAGGTTGCCGAGGCCGCCGTAGTTGATGATCGCGCCGACCGTGGTCAGCGCCACCGTCGAGACGGTGGCGATCCGCAGGCCGGCCATCAGCGCGGGCAGCGACAGCGGCAGCTCCACGGCGAACAGCAGCCGCAGCGGCCCGTACCCCATCCCGCGGGCGGCCTCTCGGACGTCCTCCGGAACGGATTCCAGGCCGGCCATGATGTTGCGCACCAGAATCGTCAGGGAGTAGAGCACCAGGCCGGTGATGACGACCGCCGGGGAGATGCCGAAGACCGGCAGCAGCAGCGAGAACATGGCCAGCGAGGGCACCGTGTACAGCACGGTGGCCAGCCCGAGCACGGGGCCCGCCAGGGGCCGCCAGCGCCGCGCGACCAACGCCACCGGGAACGCGATGAGCAGCCCGATGGCCACCGACACCGCTGTGATCCACAGGTGCTGGACGGTGGCATCGGTCAGCTCATGACTGCGCGTGCGCAGGTATTCACCGCAGATCCAGTCGTTGGATACC from the Streptomyces sp. RKAG293 genome contains:
- a CDS encoding ABC transporter permease, which translates into the protein MNAVSGAWDWLNDSANWHGTDGVWHRLGEHVYFTVVCLALACLIALPIAIVLGHLGKGGALAVNISNVGRAVPTFAILVLLMFAMGSDTDWPTIIALVLFAVPPLMTNAYVGMREADRDVVEAARGMGMTGSQLMFRIELPLAFPLIWTGVRSAAVQVVATATIAAMAGGGGLGRIITAGFNRQITAQVVAGAVLVAGLALLIEGIFIALQWLLDPMRRRRRSRTGSVVPAPAPATPATP
- a CDS encoding ABC transporter permease, which translates into the protein MAKRNCLVSNDWICGEYLRTRSHELTDATVQHLWITAVSVAIGLLIAFPVALVARRWRPLAGPVLGLATVLYTVPSLAMFSLLLPVFGISPAVVITGLVLYSLTILVRNIMAGLESVPEDVREAARGMGYGPLRLLFAVELPLSLPALMAGLRIATVSTVALTTVGAIINYGGLGNLIYTGIDTIFKAQVLAASVICVAIAIVADVLLLGVQWLLTPWARSRKAA